Proteins encoded together in one Procambarus clarkii isolate CNS0578487 chromosome 11, FALCON_Pclarkii_2.0, whole genome shotgun sequence window:
- the LOC138363704 gene encoding uncharacterized protein — MLRDTSYRIQVTGYKLQNTGYRIQATGYRLQNTGYKLQDTCYRIHATGYMIHATGYRIHATGYMLRDTSYRIHATGYRLHATGYMLQATYYRIHATGYRLHATGYRIHATGYMLQDTGYMLQDTCYRIQATGYKLQDTCYGIQATGYRLQDTCYRIHATGYKLQDTCYRIQATCYRIQHTGYMLQDTCYRIQDTSYRIQATGYKLQDTGYMLRDTSYRIHATGYRIHATCYRIHATGHKLQDTCYRIQATCYRIHATGYMLQDTGYMIQDTCYRIQATGYMLQDTCYRIQATCTVYMLQDTCYRIHATGNRIQDTCYMLQDTCYRIQATGYMLRDTCYRIHATGYKLQAT, encoded by the coding sequence ATGCTACGGGATACAAGCTACAGAATACAGGTTACAGGATACAAGCTACAGAATACAGGTTACAGGATACAAGCTACAGGATATAGACTACAGAATACAGGCTACAAGCTACAGGATACATGCTACAGGATACATGCTACAGGATACATGATACATGCTACAGGATACAGGATACATGCTACAGGATACATGCTACGGGATACAAGCTACAGGATACATGCTACAGGATACAGGCTACATGCTACAGGATACATGCTACAGGCTACATACTACAGGATACATGCTACAGGATACAGGCTACATGCTACAGGATACAGGATACATGCTACAGGATACATGCTACAGGATACAGGCTACATGCTACAGGATACATGCTACAGGATACAAGCTACGGGATACAAGCTACAGGATACATGCTACGGGATACAAGCTACAGGATACAGGCTACAGGATACATGCTACAGGATACATGCTACAGGATACAAGCTACAGGATACATGCTACAGGATACAAGCTACATGCTACAGGATACAGCATACAGGCTACATGCTACAGGATACATGCTACAGGATACAGGATACAAGCTACAGGATACAAGCTACGGGATACAAGCTACAGGATACAGGCTACATGCTACGAGATACAAGCTACAGGATACATGCTACAGGCTACAGGATACATGCTACATGCTACAGGATACATGCTACAGGACACAAGCTACAGGATACATGCTACAGGATACAAGCTACATGCTACAGGATACATGCTACAGGATACATGCTACAGGATACAGGCTACATGATACAGGATACATGCTACAGGATACAAGCTACAGGATACATGCTACAGGATACATGCTACAGGATACAGGCTACATGTACAGTATACATGCTACAGGATACATGCTACAGGATACATGCTACAGGAAACAGAATACAGGATACATGCTACATGCTACAGGATACATGCTACAGGATACAAGCTACAGGATACATGCTACGGGATACATGCTACAGGATACATGCTACAGGATACAAGCTACAGGCTACATGA
- the LOC138363705 gene encoding nascent polypeptide-associated complex subunit alpha, muscle-specific form-like — protein MLSGYSSVLSGYSSTPPRHSSTPPRHSSTPPRHSSTPPKTLIHAPKTLIHAPKTLIHAPKTLIHAPKTLIHAPKTLIHAPKTLIHAPKTLIHAPKTLIHPPKPLIYAPKTLIHAPKTLIHAPKTLIHAPKTLIHAPKTLIYAPRHSSTPQDTHPRPQDTHPRPQDTHPRPKTLIHAPKTLIHAPKTLIHAPKTLIYAPKTLIHAPRHSSTLPRHSSTPQDTHPRPKTLIHAPRHSSTPPRHSSTPPRHSSTPPRHSSTPQDTHPRPQDTHPRPQDTHPRPQDTHPRPQDTHPRPQDTHSRPQDTHPRSQDTHSRPQDTHPRPQDTHPRPQDTHPRPQDTHLRPQDTHPRPQDTHPRPQDTHPRPKTLIHAPKTLIYAPKTLIHAPRHSSTPQDTHPRPQDTHPRPKTLIHAPKTLIHAPKTLIHAPKTLIHAPRHSSTPQDTHPRPKTLIHAPKTLIYAPKTLIHAPKTLIYAPKTLIHAPKTLIYAPKTLIHAPKTLIHAPKTLIHAPKTLIHAPKTLIHAPKTLIHAPKTLIHAPKTLITPPRHSSTPPRHSSTPPRHSSTPPRHSSTPPRHSSTPPRHSSTPPRHSSTPQDTHPRPKTLIYAPKTLIHAPRHSSTPQDTHPRPQDTHPRPKTLIHAPKTLIHAPKTLIHAPKTLIHAPRHSSTPQDTHPRPKTLIHAPKTLIHAPKTLIHAPKTLIYAPKTLIHAPKDTHLRPQDTHPRPQDTHPRPKTLIHAPKTLIHAPKTLIYAPKTLIHAPRHSSTPQDTHPRPKTLIHAPKTLIYAPKTLIHAPKTLIYAPKTLIHAPRHSSTPPRHSSTPPRHSSTPQDTHPRPQDTHPRPQDTHPRPQDTHLRPQDTHPRPQDTHLRPQDTHPRPKTLIHAPRHSSTPQDTHPRPQDTHLCPQDTHPRPQDTHLRPQDTHLRPQDTHPRPKTLIHAPRHSSMPPRHSSTPQDTHSRPKTLIHAPKTLIHAPRHSSTPPRHSSTPQDTHPRPQDTHPRPKTLIHAPRHSSTPQDTHPRPQDTHPRPKTLIHAPRHSSTPQDTHPRPKTLIHAPRHSSTPPRHSSTPQDTHPRPKTLIHAPRHSSTPPRHSSTPPRHSSTPPRHSSTPQDTHPRPKTLIHAPKTLIHAPKTLIYAPKTLIHAPKTLIYAPKTLIHAPKTLIYAPKTLIHAPKTLIHAPRHSSTPPRHSSTPPRHSSTPPRHSSTPPRHSSTPPRHSSTPPRHSSTPPRHSSTPPRHSYTL, from the coding sequence ATGCTCTCAGGATACTCTTCCGTGCTCTCAGGGTACTCATCCACGCCCCCAAGACACTCATCCACGCCCCCAAGACACTCATCCACGCCCCCAAGACACTCTTCCACGCCCCCCAAGACACTCATCCATGCCCCCAAGACACTCATCCACGCCCCCAAGACACTCATCCATGCCCCCAAGACACTCATCCACGCCCCCAAGACACTCATCCACGCCCCCAAGACACTCATCCATGCCCCCAAGACACTCATCCACGCCCCCAAGACGCTCATCCACGCCCCCAAGACACTCATCCATCCCCCCAAGCCACTCATCTACGCCCCCAAGACACTCATCCACGCCCCCAAGACACTCATCCACGCCCCCAAGACACTCATCCACGCCCCCAAGACACTCATCCACGCCCCCAAGACACTCATCTACGCCCCAAGACACTCATCCACGCCCCAAGACACTCATCCACGCCCCCAAGACACTCATCCACGCCCCCAAGACACTCATCCACGCCCCAAGACACTCATCCACGCCCCCAAGACACTCATTCACGCCCCCAAGACACTCATCCACGCTCCCAAGACACTCATTTATGCCCCCAAGACACTCATCCACGCCCCAAGACACTCATCCACGCTCCCAAGACACTCATCCACGCCCCAAGACACTCATCCACGCCCCAAGACACTCATCCACGCCCCAAGACACTCATCCACGCCCCCAAGACACTCATCCACGCCCCCAAGACACTCATCTACGCCCCCAAGACACTCATCCACGCCCCAAGACACTCATCCACGCCCCCAAGACACTCATCCACGCCCCCAAGACACTCATCCACGCCCCCAAGACACTCATCCACGCCCCCAAGACACTCATCCACGCCCCCAAGACACTCATTCACGCCCCCAAGACACTCATCCACGCTCCCAAGACACTCATTCACGCCCCCAAGACACTCATCCACGCCCCCAAGACACTCATCCACGCCCCCAAGACACTCATCCACGCCCCCAAGACACTCATCTACGCCCCCAAGACACTCATCCACGCCCCCAAGACACTCATCCACGCCCCCAAGACACTCATCCACGCCCCAAGACACTCATCCACGCCCCCAAGACACTCATCTACGCCCCCAAGACACTCATCCACGCCCCAAGACACTCATCCACGCCCCAAGACACTCATCCACGCCCCCAAGACACTCATCCACGCCCCAAGACACTCATCCACGCCCCCAAGACACTCATCCACGCCCCCAAGACACTCATCCACGCCCCCAAGACACTCATCCACGCCCCAAGACACTCATCCACGCCCCAAGACACTCATCCACGCCCCAAGACACTCATCCACGCCCCCAAGACACTCATCTACGCCCCCAAGACACTCATCCACGCCCCCAAGACACTCATCTACGCCCCCAAGACACTCATCCACGCCCCCAAGACACTCATCTACGCCCCCAAGACACTCATCCACGCCCCCAAGACACTCATCCACGCCCCCAAGACACTCATCCACGCCCCCAAGACACTCATCCACGCCCCCAAGACACTCATCCACGCCCCCAAGACACTCATTCACGCCCCCAAGACACTCATCCACGCTCCCAAGACACTCATCACGCCCCCAAGACACTCATCCACGCCCCCAAGACACTCATCCACGCCCCCAAGACACTCATCCACGCCCCCAAGACACTCATCTACGCCCCCAAGACACTCATCCACGCCCCCAAGACACTCATCCACGCCCCCAAGACACTCATCCACGCCCCAAGACACTCATCCACGCCCCAAGACACTCATCTACGCCCCCAAGACACTCATCCACGCCCCAAGACACTCATCCACGCCCCAAGACACTCATCCACGCCCCCAAGACACTCATCCACGCCCCAAGACACTCATCCACGCCCCCAAGACACTCATCCACGCCCCCAAGACACTCATCCACGCCCCCAAGACACTCATCCACGCCCCAAGACACTCATCCACGCCCCAAGACACTCATCCACGCCCCAAGACACTCATCCACGCCCCCAAGACACTCATCCACGCCCCCAAGACACTCATCCACGCCCCCAAGACACTCATCTACGCCCCCAAGACACTCATCCACGCCCCCAAGGACACTCATCTACGCCCCCAAGACACTCATCCACGCCCCCAAGACACTCATCCACGCCCCAAGACACTCATCCACGCCCCCAAGACACTCATCCACGCCCCCAAGACACTCATCTACGCCCCCAAGACACTCATCCACGCCCCAAGACACTCATCCACGCCCCAAGACACTCATCCACGCCCCAAGACACTCATCCACGCCCCCAAGACACTCATCTACGCCCCCAAGACACTCATCCACGCCCCCAAGACACTCATCTACGCCCCCAAGACACTCATCCACGCCCCAAGACACTCATCTACGCCCCCAAGACACTCATCCACGCCCCCAAGACACTCATCCACGCCCCAAGACACTCATCCACGCCCCCAAGACACTCATCCACGCCCCCAAGACACTCATCCACGCCCCCAAGACACTCATCTACGCCCCCAAGACACTCATCCACGCCCCCAAGACACTCATCTACGCCCCCAAGACACTCATCCACGCCCCAAGACACTCATCCACGCCCCAAGACACTCATCCACGCCCCAAGACACTCATCCACGCCCCCAAGACACTCATCTATGCCCCCAAGACACTCATCCACGCCCCCAAGACACTCATCTACGCCCCCAAGACACTCATCTACGCCCCCAAGACACTCATCCACGCCCCAAGACACTCATCCACGCCCCAAGACACTCATCTATGCCCCCAAGACACTCATCCACGCCCCAAGACACTCATTCACGCCCCAAGACACTCATCCACGCCCCCAAGACACTCATCCACGCCCCAAGACACTCATCCACGCCCCCAAGACACTCATCCACGCCCCAAGACACTCATCCACGCCCCCAAGACACTCATCCACGCCCCAAGACACTCATCCACGCCCCAAGACACTCATCCACGCCCCAAGACACTCATCCACGCCCCCAAGACACTCATCCACGCCCCAAGACACTCATCCACGCCCCAAGACACTCATCCACGCCCCAAGACACTCATCCACGCCCCAAGACACTCATCCACGCCCCAAGACACTCATCCACGCCCCCAAGACACTCATCCACGCCCCAAGACACTCATCCACGCCCCAAGACACTCATCCACGCCCCAAGACACTCATCCACGCCCCCAAGACACTCATCCACGCCCCCAAGACACTCATCTACGCCCCCAAGACACTCATCCACGCCCCAAGACACTCATCCACGCCCCAAGACACTCATCCACGCCCCCAAGACACTCATCCACGCCCCCAAGACACTCATCTACGCCCCCAAGACACTCATCCACGCCCCCAAGACACTCATCTACGCCCCCAAGACACTCATCCACGCCCCCAAGACACTCATCTACGCCCCCAAGACACTCATCCACGCCCCCAAGACACTCATCCACGCCCCAAGACACTCATCCACGCCCCCAAGACACTCATCTACGCCCCCAAGACACTCATCCACGCCCCCAAGACACTCATCTACGCCCCCAAGACACTCATCCACGCCCCCAAGACACTCATCTACGCCCCCAAGACACTCATCCACGCCCCCAAGACACTCATCCACGCCCCCAAGACACTCATACACACTCTAG
- the LOC123758211 gene encoding melanoma-associated antigen C1-like, translated as MEEYPESTEEYPESTEEYPESTEECPESTEECPESTEECPESMEEYPESTEECPESTEECPESMEEYPESMEEYPESMEEYPESTEEYPESMEEYPESMEEYPESMEEYVESMEEYPESMEEYPESTEEYPESMEEYPESMEEYPESTEEYPESMEEYPESMEEYPESTDEYPESMEEYPESMEEYPESTEEYPESMEEYPESMEEYPESMEEYPESTEEYPESMEEYPESMEEYPESTEEYPESTEEYPESMEEYLESMEEYPESMDEYPESMEEYPESMKEYPESMEEYPESMEEYPESMEEYPESTEEYPESTEECPESMEEYLESMEEYPESMDEYPESMEEYPESMKECPESMEECPESMEEYPESMEEYPESMEEYPESTEEYPESTEECPESTEECPESMEEYHESTEEYPESTEEYPESTEECPESTEECPESMEEYPESMEEYPESTEEYFESMEEYPESMEEYPESTEEYPESTEEYPESMEEYPESTEEYPESTEEYPESMEEYPESMDEYPESMEEYPESMEEYPESTEEYPESMEEYPESMDDYPESMEEYPESMEEYPESMKECPESMEEYPESTEEYPESMDEYPESMEEYPESMEEYPESMEEYPESTEEYPESMDEYPESMEEYPESMEEYPESMEEYPESTEEYPESMDEYPESMEEYPESMEEYPESMEEYPESMEEYPDSMEEYPESMEEYPESMEEYPESTEEYPESG; from the coding sequence ATGGAAGAGTACCCTGAGAGCACGGAAGAGTATCCTGAGAGCACGGAAGAGTATCCTGAGAGCACGGAAGAGTGTCCTGAGAGCACGGAAGAGTGTCCTGAGAGCACGGAAGAGTGTCCTGAGAGCATGGAAGAGTATCCTGAGAGCACGGAAGAGTGTCCTGAGAGCACGGAAGAGTGTCCTGAGAGCATGGAAGAGTATCCTGAGAGCATGGAAGAGTATCCTGAGAGCATGGAAGAGTATCCTGAGAGCACGGAAGAGTATCCTGAGAGCATGGAAGAGTATCCTGAGAGCATGGAAGAGTATCCTGAGAGCATGGAAGAGTATGTTGAGAGCATGGAAGAGTATCCTGAGAGCATGGAAGAGTATCCTGAGAGCACGGAAGAGTACCCTGAGAGCATGGAAGAGTATCCTGAGAGCATGGAAGAGTATCCTGAGAGCACGGAAGAGTACCCTGAGAGCATGGAAGAGTATCCTGAGAGCATGGAAGAGTATCCTGAGAGCACGGATGAGTATCCTGAGAGCATGGAAGAGTATCCTGAGAGCATGGAAGAGTATCCTGAGAGCACGGAAGAGTACCCTGAGAGCATGGAAGAGTATCCTGAGAGCATGGAAGAGTACCCTGAGAGCATGGAAGAGTATCCTGAGAGCACGGAAGAGTATCCTGAGAGCATGGAAGAGTATCCTGAGAGCATGGAAGAGTATCCTGAGAGCACGGAAGAGTATCCTGAGAGCACGGAAGAGTATCCTGAGAGCATGGAAGAGTATCTTGAGAGCATGGAAGAGTATCCTGAGAGCATGGATGAGTATCCTGAGAGCATGGAAGAGTATCCTGAGAGCATGAAAGAGTATCCTGAGAGCATGGAAGAGTATCCTGAGAGCATGGAAGAGTACCCTGAGAGCATGGAAGAGTATCCTGAGAGCACGGAAGAGTATCCTGAGAGCACGGAAGAGTGTCCTGAGAGCATGGAAGAGTATCTTGAGAGCATGGAAGAGTATCCTGAGAGCATGGATGAGTATCCTGAGAGCATGGAAGAGTATCCTGAGAGCATGAAAGAGTGTCCTGAGAGCATGGAAGAGTGTCCTGAGAGCATGGAAGAGTATCCTGAGAGCATGGAAGAATACCCTGAGAGCATGGAAGAGTATCCTGAGAGCACGGAAGAGTATCCTGAGAGCACGGAAGAGTGTCCTGAGAGCACGGAAGAGTGTCCTGAGAGCATGGAAGAGTACCATGAGAGCACGGAAGAGTATCCTGAGAGCACGGAAGAGTATCCTGAGAGCACGGAAGAGTGTCCTGAGAGCACGGAAGAGTGTCCTGAGAGCATGGAAGAGTACCCTGAGAGCATGGAAGAGTATCCTGAGAGCACGGAAGAGTATTTTGAGAGCATGGAAGAGTATCCTGAAAGCATGGAAGAGTATCCTGAGAGCACGGAAGAGTATCCTGAGAGCACGGAAGAGTATCCTGAGAGCATGGAAGAGTATCCTGAGAGCACGGAAGAGTATCCTGAGAGCACGGAAGAGTATCCTGAGAGCATGGAAGAGTATCCTGAGAGCATGGATGAGTATCCTGAGAGCATGGAGGAGTATCCTGAGAGCATGGAAGAGTATCCTGAGAGCACGGAAGAGTATCCTGAGAGCATGGAAGAGTATCCTGAGAGCATGGATGATTATCCTGAGAGCATGGAAGAGTATCCTGAGAGCATGGAAGAGTATCCTGAGAGCATGAAAGAGTGTCCTGAGAGCATGGAAGAGTATCCTGAGAGCACGGAAGAGTATCCTGAGAGCATGGATGAGTATCCTGAGAGCATGGAAGAGTATCCTGAGAGCATGGAAGAGTATCCTGAGAGCATGGAAGAGTATCCTGAGAGCACGGAAGAGTATCCTGAGAGCATGGATGAGTATCCTGAGAGCATGGAAGAGTATCCTGAGAGCATGGAAGAGTATCCTGAGAGCATGGAAGAGTATCCTGAGAGCACGGAAGAGTATCCTGAGAGCATGGATGAGTATCCTGAGAGCATGGAAGAGTACCCTGAGAGCATGGAAGAGTACCCTGAGAGCATGGAAGAGTATCCTGAGAGCATGGAAGAGTATCCTGACAGCATGGAAGAGTATCCTGAGAGCATGGAAGAGTACCCTGAGAGCATGGAAGAGTATCCTGAGAGCACGGAAGAGTATCCTGAGAGTGGATAA